One window of Tenacibaculum maritimum NCIMB 2154 genomic DNA carries:
- a CDS encoding TonB-dependent receptor, which yields MKKITLLIFAFLCSSFIWSQTKVTGTVKDANNESLPGANVIEKGTTNGTNTDFDGKFTLSVKEGAILVISFAGFDTQEIKVNDKTNFNIILKEGLELEEVVITGNRAKPRTILDSPVPIDNINVKELQQSGKPTLDRMLTFKVPSFNSQNQAISDATAHYDPADLRGLGPSRTLVLVNGKRKNQSAQVYLNRTPGKGEVGVDLKSIPTAAIANVEVLRDGASAIYGSDAIAGVMNIILKKDVEFSTFTTKAGITSEQDGFNFATDFNTAFKFGEGGFINLTLGYYKQEITNRAGAPGVSDLPDAPTEFDSNGNPNYTDTIENGVVIKTARENFLSDLNFHNTNIGHWTKWAQKNPQLGMKVGQPEMEKKDLFINAEHPLGQQSTLYTFHGFTTRNGKSFAYYRAPYWRQAGVGNSSFLTRPLDFIGYQPTFETEINDYINAVGIKFPLGKKWNADASITYGANEVDVTVNNSVNRDYLAVHGTSPRTFKPGGYRFTNVVGNFDVTGQLSDKVALATGLEYKEESFRAFEGDPLSYFGGGSDSFAGIKPEEAGKNSRNNIALYSQLDYDLTEKLLFGIAGRYEDYSDAGDNFSWKINGRYKLGHKGALRASFSTGFRAPTLHQSHITLSQYIIVAGSSEPLLQGTLANNNPAVQALGVPNLTHEISKNISAGLTYKFNRKFSASVDFYQINVNDRVLFSSQIGSDRDKTTINPVEQILKDNNVTAVQFFINAGDTKTTGADIVLNYRNIEITENNKLHVSLSANFNETTIDGIDTPKVIADSGYNIFDRQEKGLITNSRPKSKTILGLNYITDKWDISLNNTRFGEVTITAPSAGFDSNGIEQAKGIDQVLNAKITTDLGFVYKLTNKINLNANINNIFDVYPDPTLKSTGTAQAGSRFIYSSEVQQLGQLGTNFSVGLNLQF from the coding sequence ATGAAAAAAATTACATTATTAATCTTTGCATTCCTATGCAGTAGCTTTATTTGGTCTCAAACAAAAGTTACAGGAACCGTAAAAGATGCTAACAATGAAAGCCTCCCCGGGGCTAACGTCATTGAAAAAGGAACGACAAATGGAACTAATACTGATTTTGACGGAAAGTTTACCTTAAGTGTGAAAGAAGGAGCAATACTAGTCATCAGCTTCGCGGGGTTTGACACCCAAGAAATTAAAGTGAATGATAAAACTAATTTTAATATTATCTTAAAAGAAGGTTTAGAATTAGAAGAAGTGGTCATCACAGGAAACAGAGCTAAACCTAGAACTATTTTAGATTCTCCTGTACCTATTGACAATATTAATGTTAAAGAACTGCAGCAAAGCGGCAAACCTACTTTAGATAGAATGCTAACATTTAAAGTACCTTCTTTCAACTCTCAAAACCAAGCTATTTCTGATGCTACCGCACACTATGACCCAGCTGACTTACGTGGTTTAGGACCTAGTAGAACTTTAGTATTAGTTAATGGAAAAAGAAAAAATCAAAGTGCTCAAGTATATTTAAATCGTACTCCTGGTAAAGGTGAAGTTGGAGTTGATTTAAAAAGCATCCCTACAGCGGCAATAGCAAATGTAGAAGTATTACGTGATGGAGCTTCTGCAATCTATGGATCTGATGCCATTGCCGGAGTAATGAATATTATTTTGAAAAAGGATGTTGAATTTTCTACCTTTACGACTAAAGCTGGTATAACATCTGAACAAGATGGTTTTAATTTTGCTACAGATTTTAATACCGCTTTCAAATTTGGAGAAGGAGGCTTTATAAACCTTACTTTAGGCTATTATAAACAAGAAATTACAAATAGAGCTGGTGCTCCTGGGGTTTCAGACTTGCCTGATGCTCCAACTGAATTTGATTCAAATGGAAATCCTAATTATACCGATACTATTGAAAATGGCGTGGTTATTAAAACAGCTCGCGAAAATTTCTTAAGCGACTTAAATTTTCACAATACCAATATCGGACACTGGACTAAATGGGCTCAAAAAAATCCTCAATTAGGTATGAAAGTAGGACAGCCTGAAATGGAGAAAAAAGATCTTTTTATCAATGCAGAACATCCTTTAGGTCAGCAATCTACTTTATACACCTTCCATGGCTTTACTACTAGAAATGGTAAAAGTTTCGCTTACTACAGGGCTCCTTATTGGAGACAAGCGGGAGTAGGTAACTCTAGCTTTTTAACAAGACCTTTAGATTTTATAGGTTACCAACCAACTTTTGAAACTGAAATCAATGACTACATAAATGCTGTAGGTATTAAGTTCCCTTTGGGAAAAAAATGGAATGCTGATGCTAGTATTACTTATGGAGCTAACGAGGTAGATGTTACAGTAAATAACTCTGTTAATAGAGATTATTTAGCTGTTCATGGAACTTCTCCAAGAACTTTTAAACCCGGAGGATATAGATTTACAAATGTTGTTGGAAACTTTGATGTAACTGGTCAGCTATCTGATAAAGTTGCCTTAGCTACTGGTCTAGAGTACAAAGAAGAAAGCTTCAGAGCTTTTGAAGGAGATCCTTTATCTTATTTTGGAGGAGGATCAGACTCATTTGCAGGAATCAAACCAGAAGAAGCTGGAAAAAACAGCAGAAACAATATAGCCTTATATTCTCAATTGGATTATGATCTTACTGAAAAATTACTTTTTGGTATCGCTGGTAGATATGAGGATTATTCGGATGCTGGAGATAATTTTTCATGGAAAATAAATGGACGCTACAAGCTAGGACATAAGGGGGCTCTTAGAGCTTCTTTCAGTACTGGTTTTAGAGCTCCTACTTTACACCAAAGCCATATTACCTTAAGTCAATATATCATTGTAGCTGGCTCTTCTGAACCATTATTACAAGGTACGTTGGCCAACAATAATCCTGCCGTACAAGCTTTAGGTGTTCCTAATTTAACACATGAAATCTCTAAAAATATATCCGCTGGTTTGACGTATAAATTTAATAGAAAATTTTCTGCTTCTGTTGATTTTTATCAGATCAATGTAAATGATAGAGTCTTATTTTCTTCTCAAATAGGTAGTGACAGAGACAAAACTACAATCAATCCTGTAGAGCAAATATTAAAAGACAATAACGTTACCGCTGTTCAGTTTTTTATCAACGCTGGAGATACAAAAACTACAGGTGCCGACATTGTTTTAAACTATAGAAATATAGAAATAACAGAAAATAATAAGTTACATGTTAGTTTATCTGCTAACTTCAATGAAACAACTATTGATGGAATTGATACTCCTAAAGTAATTGCTGATTCTGGTTACAACATTTTCGATAGGCAAGAAAAAGGATTAATTACCAATTCAAGACCAAAATCTAAAACAATTTTAGGCTTAAATTATATTACCGATAAATGGGATATCTCATTAAATAACACTCGTTTTGGAGAAGTTACAATTACAGCTCCTTCAGCAGGTTTTGACAGCAATGGCATTGAGCAAGCAAAAGGAATAGATCAAGTTTTAAATGCTAAAATAACTACTGATTTAGGTTTTGTGTATAAGTTGACGAACAAAATCAACCTAAATGCAAATATTAATAACATTTTTGATGTATATCCTGATCCTACTCTTAAATCTACAGGTACAGCTCAAGCTGGATCTAGATTTATTTATTCTTCAGAGGTACAACAATTAGGACAATTAGGAACGAATTTCAGTGTCGGATTAAATCTTCAATTTTAA
- the ychF gene encoding redox-regulated ATPase YchF, which yields MKAGIVGLPNVGKSTLFNCLSNAKAQSANFPFCTIEPNLGVVNVPDQRLQKLEELVAPERVLPATVEIVDIAGLVRGASKGEGLGNQFLANIRETDAILHVLRCFDNDNIIHVDSTVDPVRDKETIDIELQLKDLETVQKRLERVKRTAKTGNKEAQIELEILLKVEATLLEGKSVRAIKFTEKELEVVKTLQFITAKPVLYVCNVDEKAAVSGNDYVNKVKEAVKDEEAEVIVLAVGTEADIAELEDYEEREMFLADIGLEEAGVSRLIRSAYKLLNLQTYFTAGVKEVRAWTIPVGATAPQAAGVIHTDFEKGFIRAETISYEDYETYGSENKVKEAGKMRVEGKEYIVKDGDVMHFRFNV from the coding sequence ATGAAAGCTGGAATTGTAGGATTACCCAATGTAGGAAAATCAACTTTATTTAATTGTTTGTCTAATGCTAAAGCACAAAGCGCAAACTTTCCATTTTGTACTATTGAACCTAATTTAGGGGTTGTAAACGTACCAGATCAGAGATTGCAAAAATTGGAAGAGCTAGTAGCTCCAGAAAGAGTCTTGCCAGCTACTGTTGAAATAGTAGATATCGCAGGTTTGGTTCGTGGAGCAAGTAAAGGAGAAGGTCTTGGAAATCAGTTTTTAGCAAATATTCGCGAAACAGATGCTATATTACATGTTTTAAGATGTTTTGATAATGATAATATTATTCATGTGGATAGTACTGTAGATCCTGTTAGAGATAAGGAGACTATTGATATAGAGCTTCAGTTAAAGGATTTAGAGACTGTTCAAAAACGTTTAGAGCGGGTAAAGAGAACGGCGAAGACAGGAAATAAAGAAGCTCAAATAGAATTAGAAATATTATTAAAGGTAGAAGCAACTTTATTAGAAGGGAAATCAGTTCGAGCTATAAAATTTACAGAAAAAGAGTTAGAAGTAGTAAAAACATTACAATTTATAACAGCAAAACCAGTATTATATGTATGTAATGTGGATGAGAAAGCTGCTGTTTCAGGAAATGATTATGTAAATAAAGTAAAAGAAGCTGTAAAGGACGAAGAAGCAGAGGTAATCGTATTAGCGGTGGGCACTGAAGCAGATATAGCAGAGTTAGAAGATTATGAAGAACGTGAAATGTTTTTAGCTGATATTGGTTTAGAAGAGGCAGGTGTTTCTCGTTTAATACGTTCTGCATATAAATTGTTAAATTTACAGACATATTTTACAGCGGGAGTCAAAGAAGTTAGAGCTTGGACTATTCCAGTAGGAGCAACAGCACCACAAGCAGCAGGGGTTATCCATACTGACTTTGAAAAGGGGTTTATTAGAGCTGAAACAATTAGTTATGAAGATTATGAAACTTATGGAAGTGAAAATAAGGTGAAAGAGGCAGGAAAAATGAGAGTTGAAGGAAAAGAATATATAGTAAAAGATGGTGATGTAATGCATTTTAGGTTTAACGTATAG
- a CDS encoding TonB-dependent receptor, whose amino-acid sequence MKKLTLLFFAVLCSSFVWSQTKITGTVKDANNESLPGANVVEKGTTNGTNTDFDGKFSLTVKDDATLVISFAGFDTQNIKVNGKTNFNIILKEGLELEEVVITGSRTPPRSNTSSPLPVDVVAAKDLQATGQATFDKALQYKIPSFNTVQTPVNDATSLLDPYEIRNMGPSRTLILINGKRKNLSALLYTQDSPGRGETGADISAIPTDAIKTIQILRDGASAQYGSDAIAGVMNVILKDDYKNGSATFRTGITGEGDGEMLGVSVNNGSAIGDDKGFINYTIDFSKTALANRPGQVSAEGEAFADTGFGVPLADVKEFLSRRPDAGNINGAPETTASKFLINGGYDLSEKSKLYFNAAYVYKNVNSFANYRTPYWRTLSDHPYLADLFPGNHPTNTNGYDGYLPTFEGILNDYNATLGITSKINDWNIDGSITLGGNQQTYKVNNSHNRSKVPTDPVWTDANNNNVVDPGELTYNNKYREFSPTSFDPGGTSFNHVVGNIDISRILSDKVSIAFGSEFRTENFEIIAGDEASYEGVGADSFAGNLPENSGTFNRYNLGAYASLDWDVSKNFLVNGTARVENYSDFGSTFVWKLSSRYKFANDKYTLRGSLSTGFRAPTLHQIYTEKSQYSFADGGGIELVGLVNNVSPTARRLGIPKLTPEESTNFTVGIGGRPSKNFNFTIDYYKIDIDDRIVYTNQINKNQFFVNGFSTTTSGLDFVFGYKGVELGKGKLGFNLSGNYTIENKRTSALPQFAGQDVLDRSNLALMFTSRPETKWILGTNYNVGKFDLSLNNTYFGKATFKQKFMSSDLRTEFIPKIVTDLGVNFNATDKITIAFNINNLFNILPEWEFVAENANGQAIIDDTTITSSGLTQIQNEANAITFNNRYDITTYDGSHFSQLGTMFNLSLNYRF is encoded by the coding sequence ATGAAAAAACTCACATTATTGTTTTTTGCCGTTCTGTGTAGTAGTTTTGTTTGGTCTCAAACAAAAATTACAGGTACTGTAAAAGATGCTAACAATGAAAGTCTTCCTGGAGCCAACGTGGTAGAAAAAGGAACGACAAATGGAACAAATACTGATTTCGATGGAAAGTTTAGCCTAACAGTAAAAGATGATGCTACGCTTGTCATTAGTTTTGCAGGTTTTGATACTCAAAACATTAAAGTAAATGGTAAAACAAACTTTAACATTATCTTAAAAGAAGGTTTAGAACTAGAAGAGGTGGTTATTACAGGATCAAGAACACCACCAAGAAGCAACACTAGTAGTCCTTTACCTGTAGATGTTGTTGCTGCTAAAGACTTACAAGCTACTGGTCAAGCTACTTTTGACAAGGCACTACAGTATAAAATCCCTTCTTTTAACACCGTTCAAACACCTGTTAATGATGCTACTTCATTGTTAGATCCTTATGAGATTAGAAACATGGGGCCTAGTAGAACATTAATTCTAATTAATGGTAAGCGTAAAAACTTAAGTGCCTTATTATATACTCAGGATTCTCCTGGTAGAGGTGAAACGGGTGCTGATATTTCAGCAATCCCTACTGATGCCATCAAAACCATACAAATTTTACGTGATGGCGCTTCTGCTCAATATGGTTCTGATGCTATTGCTGGGGTTATGAATGTTATTTTAAAAGACGACTATAAAAATGGCTCTGCCACTTTCCGCACAGGAATTACGGGGGAAGGTGATGGAGAAATGCTAGGTGTTTCTGTTAATAACGGATCTGCTATTGGTGATGACAAAGGTTTTATAAACTACACCATTGATTTTTCTAAAACAGCCTTAGCAAATCGTCCAGGTCAAGTGAGCGCCGAAGGGGAAGCTTTTGCAGATACAGGATTTGGAGTTCCTTTAGCTGATGTAAAAGAGTTTTTATCAAGAAGACCAGATGCAGGGAATATCAATGGGGCACCAGAAACAACAGCCTCTAAATTCTTAATTAATGGTGGTTATGATTTATCAGAAAAATCTAAATTATACTTTAATGCTGCCTATGTTTACAAAAACGTGAACTCATTTGCGAATTACAGAACTCCATATTGGAGAACCCTTAGCGATCATCCATACTTAGCAGACCTATTCCCTGGAAATCATCCTACTAATACTAATGGGTATGATGGATATCTTCCTACTTTTGAAGGGATTTTAAATGATTATAATGCTACTTTAGGAATTACATCTAAAATTAATGATTGGAACATTGATGGTAGTATTACTTTAGGAGGAAATCAACAAACTTACAAAGTTAATAATTCTCATAACAGATCTAAAGTTCCAACGGATCCTGTTTGGACAGATGCTAATAATAATAACGTTGTTGATCCAGGTGAATTAACATACAATAATAAATATAGAGAGTTTAGTCCAACCTCATTTGATCCAGGAGGAACTTCTTTTAATCATGTAGTTGGAAATATCGATATTTCTAGAATTTTATCTGACAAAGTTTCTATTGCTTTCGGTTCTGAATTTAGAACGGAAAATTTTGAAATCATTGCGGGTGACGAAGCTTCTTATGAAGGAGTAGGAGCTGATTCTTTTGCTGGAAATCTTCCTGAAAACTCAGGAACCTTCAATCGTTATAATTTAGGGGCCTACGCTAGTTTAGACTGGGATGTTTCAAAAAACTTCCTTGTAAATGGAACCGCTAGAGTTGAAAACTATTCTGACTTCGGAAGTACCTTTGTTTGGAAATTAAGTTCTCGCTATAAATTTGCAAATGACAAATACACTTTAAGAGGGTCTTTATCTACTGGATTTAGAGCTCCTACTTTGCACCAAATTTATACTGAAAAATCTCAATATTCATTTGCTGATGGAGGAGGTATTGAACTTGTCGGTTTAGTAAACAACGTTTCTCCTACAGCAAGACGATTGGGTATCCCTAAATTAACACCTGAAGAATCTACTAACTTTACCGTAGGTATTGGAGGAAGACCAAGCAAAAACTTTAATTTTACCATAGATTACTATAAAATAGATATCGACGATAGAATTGTTTACACAAACCAAATTAATAAAAATCAGTTTTTTGTAAATGGTTTTAGTACAACAACTTCTGGTTTAGATTTCGTTTTTGGATACAAAGGAGTAGAGTTAGGTAAAGGTAAACTAGGTTTCAATTTATCTGGAAACTACACTATTGAAAACAAAAGAACAAGTGCTTTACCTCAATTTGCTGGGCAAGATGTACTAGATAGATCTAACCTTGCTTTAATGTTTACTTCTAGACCTGAAACTAAATGGATCTTAGGAACTAATTACAATGTAGGTAAATTTGATTTATCTTTAAATAACACCTATTTTGGAAAAGCTACTTTCAAACAAAAATTCATGAGTAGTGATTTAAGAACAGAATTTATACCAAAAATAGTAACAGATTTAGGAGTTAACTTTAATGCAACTGATAAAATAACCATTGCTTTCAATATAAATAACTTATTCAACATCTTACCTGAGTGGGAGTTTGTTGCTGAAAATGCTAATGGGCAAGCTATTATAGACGATACAACTATTACTTCATCTGGATTAACTCAAATCCAAAACGAAGCCAATGCTATCACTTTTAACAATCGTTACGATATAACAACATATGATGGTTCTCACTTTAGTCAATTAGGAACCATGTTCAACTTATCATTAAACTACCGATTCTAA
- a CDS encoding RNA polymerase sigma factor: protein MKNLSDELIWRSLKEGNIEAFEILFKNFYPRLFNYGLKISRDIVLTEDSLQDFFLYIYERRQNLSSLETIAPYLFSSYRRFIIKMIQKGKKSRMLRDLDKNMIDLQFTPEEVITKQEATSFREKNLTLILNKLPKRQREVIYLKYYCDLKTIEIAEVMEINYQSVVNTIHKAIKNLREDVSISHLLNS from the coding sequence ATGAAAAACCTATCCGACGAACTTATTTGGAGATCTTTAAAGGAAGGGAATATAGAGGCTTTTGAAATTCTATTTAAGAATTTTTATCCTCGCCTTTTCAATTATGGGCTTAAAATTTCTAGAGATATAGTTCTTACGGAAGATTCTTTACAAGATTTTTTTCTATACATTTATGAACGCAGGCAAAACCTAAGCAGTTTAGAAACCATTGCTCCTTACCTATTTTCTTCTTATAGAAGGTTTATTATTAAAATGATACAAAAAGGAAAGAAGAGTCGAATGCTAAGAGATCTAGATAAAAATATGATTGATCTTCAATTTACTCCAGAGGAAGTCATAACTAAACAAGAGGCCACCTCTTTTAGAGAAAAAAACCTAACGCTTATACTCAACAAACTCCCCAAAAGACAACGAGAAGTTATTTATTTAAAGTATTATTGCGATTTAAAGACAATCGAGATTGCTGAAGTTATGGAAATCAACTATCAAAGTGTTGTAAATACAATCCATAAGGCTATCAAAAACTTACGAGAAGATGTTAGTATTTCACACCTATTGAATTCTTAA
- a CDS encoding FecR family protein translates to MSTKSYNTVLDFLEDPSFESWAKNQKLSDKEFWDFWLNNNPEKRKIAYEAKDIILGIQFDKNNVPKEKVNSEWDKFTKRIQSPPLNKTKKRHSLKWLSIAASLLFFLTISTYIFTKPSYITHTTGYGEILDLKLQDGSTVKLNANSSISYSESNTRKLWLKGEAFFKVDKKHSTNAKFWVLTDDLEVEVYGTVFNVNTKRQKTQVYLEEGNIWLALKNGATKKMTPGNFISYSSEKNKILEEKELAPSNHKASWRNGKLTFLNFSLENAMKKITETYGYEVVFKEEISKNKLITGTVPNTNIDICLQAIEKSVNVKIKKEKDKLIIYNK, encoded by the coding sequence ATGAGTACAAAATCATATAATACGGTGCTTGATTTTTTAGAAGACCCCTCTTTTGAAAGTTGGGCTAAAAATCAAAAACTTTCCGATAAAGAATTTTGGGATTTTTGGCTGAATAACAATCCTGAAAAGCGAAAAATAGCCTACGAAGCAAAAGACATCATTTTAGGCATTCAATTTGATAAAAATAATGTTCCGAAAGAAAAAGTGAATTCGGAATGGGATAAGTTTACTAAAAGAATTCAATCTCCACCTCTAAATAAAACCAAGAAAAGACATTCTTTAAAATGGCTTAGCATAGCAGCCTCCTTGTTATTTTTTTTAACTATAAGCACTTATATCTTCACAAAACCTTCTTATATTACACACACCACTGGTTATGGAGAAATATTAGACTTAAAGCTACAAGATGGTAGTACTGTAAAGCTAAATGCTAACTCATCTATATCTTATTCAGAAAGCAATACTCGAAAGTTATGGCTAAAAGGAGAAGCTTTTTTTAAAGTAGATAAAAAACATAGTACCAACGCCAAATTCTGGGTGCTAACAGATGATTTAGAAGTTGAGGTTTACGGAACTGTCTTTAATGTAAATACAAAAAGGCAAAAAACGCAAGTATATCTGGAAGAAGGAAACATATGGTTAGCTTTAAAAAATGGAGCTACTAAAAAAATGACTCCTGGAAACTTTATTTCTTATTCTTCTGAAAAGAACAAGATACTTGAAGAAAAAGAACTTGCCCCTTCTAACCACAAAGCATCATGGAGAAATGGAAAACTCACCTTTTTAAATTTTTCATTAGAAAATGCTATGAAAAAGATAACAGAAACCTACGGATATGAAGTTGTTTTCAAAGAAGAAATATCTAAAAATAAACTAATTACAGGAACAGTTCCTAATACTAATATAGATATTTGTTTACAAGCTATTGAAAAATCTGTAAACGTTAAAATCAAAAAAGAAAAAGACAAATTAATTATTTATAATAAGTAA
- a CDS encoding TonB-dependent receptor: MTYAQFITAQKVKKKEVLISQILNTISTKYQVFFTYNPNLLKSFLIDKIPFKNLSLHESINLLEKTTPFHFENLGNSYYVIYSEKDHSRYQSNNNASINYNTLFFNQIKNSLFEHKKKSRILKGIVLSENHTPIQGANIVQKNTNNGTVSDINGEFSLLLTKNTPINISYIGYDSKTVTPKTSFIKIIMNHGVSLDEIQIVGSRNTNRAQRDSPVATDIINIEKAIHKSGLTEINQLLQYSIPSFNATRQSGADGADHIVPATYRGLGPDQTLVLINGKRRHQASLINLYGTRGRGNSGTDLNAIPTAAIKEIEILKDGASAQYGSDAIAGVINLKLKDTTNTLSVNTTFGFYNANPTIKNIKQERKSFDGFTYKLDLNYGAKISSKGFLNISSEFLSKENTYRAGTIQRRNYGDAGINSASLFLNSEIPLNYKTTLYTFGGQNYRNTKAYAFTRPFDSERNIVSLYPNGFNPLITSEITDTSISTGIKTSINNWSIDFNNTFGKNNFHYLLKNTLNATLLDNSPTEFDAGGHSLKQNTTSIDIAKHFSFLEGTNLAFGLEHRLENYQIFSGEEASYTTYDNFGTPATNHTSIDDLPTFNGIIRPGGSQGFPGYAPSNEVDRTRTNFSIYSDIEFDFTKKWMLGTALRYERYSDFGSSLNTKIATRIKTNPNFNLRGSFSTGFRAPSLAQIYYNLTFTNYIENQPIESLLIANNNPITKKTGIETLSEEKAINASLGVSQNYKNFHFSLDSYFVSIKDRIILSGNFDASNLDFKNVKKIQFFANGVNTNTFGIDIRANWTKQFNDSKLTVDFSGNINRMNIQKVHHKKLDKETFFGIREKYFLLASAPKSKFNLSFNYHTQKLNVGTNITRFNSIKLIDWQILQPLSNFNNSATERIKKATDTYNTKYTLDIYASYKFLNFFTYQFGINNLFNTYPTLQGNHTDSGGLWDSTQMGTNGSYFYSKIQFNL; the protein is encoded by the coding sequence GTGACATATGCTCAATTTATTACTGCTCAAAAAGTAAAAAAAAAGGAAGTTCTAATAAGTCAAATACTCAATACTATTAGCACTAAATATCAAGTATTTTTCACTTATAATCCAAATCTTTTAAAAAGCTTCCTTATAGATAAAATACCTTTTAAAAACCTCTCTTTACATGAATCTATTAATTTATTAGAAAAAACAACTCCTTTTCACTTTGAAAATCTTGGAAATAGCTATTATGTAATTTATTCAGAAAAAGACCACTCTAGGTACCAATCAAATAATAATGCTTCCATAAATTACAACACACTATTTTTCAATCAAATAAAAAATTCTCTTTTTGAGCATAAAAAGAAAAGTAGGATTCTTAAAGGAATTGTTCTATCTGAAAACCATACTCCAATCCAAGGGGCTAACATCGTTCAAAAAAACACCAATAACGGAACAGTAAGCGATATCAACGGAGAGTTTTCTTTACTTCTAACAAAAAACACCCCCATAAACATTAGTTATATAGGATATGATTCAAAAACAGTTACTCCTAAAACCTCCTTCATTAAAATCATAATGAACCATGGAGTTTCCTTAGATGAAATACAAATTGTAGGCTCTCGTAATACCAATCGAGCACAAAGAGACTCCCCTGTTGCTACAGATATCATTAATATTGAAAAAGCAATTCATAAAAGCGGATTGACAGAAATCAACCAATTATTGCAATATTCTATCCCTTCATTTAATGCCACCAGACAATCTGGAGCAGACGGAGCAGACCATATCGTTCCTGCAACTTATAGAGGTTTAGGCCCTGACCAAACCCTCGTTTTAATCAATGGTAAAAGAAGGCATCAAGCATCTTTAATCAACCTATACGGCACCAGAGGAAGAGGAAATTCTGGGACTGACTTAAACGCCATACCTACAGCTGCTATTAAAGAAATTGAAATATTAAAAGATGGCGCCTCCGCTCAATATGGCTCTGATGCTATTGCTGGGGTCATCAACTTAAAATTAAAGGACACTACAAATACTCTAAGCGTAAATACTACCTTCGGATTTTACAACGCAAATCCTACTATTAAAAACATAAAGCAAGAAAGAAAAAGTTTTGACGGCTTTACATATAAATTGGATCTTAATTACGGTGCTAAGATTTCCTCTAAAGGTTTCCTAAACATCTCTTCAGAATTTCTAAGCAAAGAAAACACTTATAGAGCCGGCACAATTCAAAGAAGAAATTATGGAGATGCTGGGATTAACAGCGCTAGTTTGTTTCTTAATTCAGAAATCCCCCTCAACTACAAAACCACTCTCTATACCTTTGGAGGTCAAAATTATAGAAATACAAAAGCTTATGCTTTTACAAGGCCATTTGATAGTGAGCGGAATATAGTTAGTCTTTACCCCAATGGTTTCAATCCTCTTATAACCTCTGAAATAACTGATACATCTATCTCTACAGGAATAAAAACATCTATCAATAATTGGTCCATTGACTTCAATAATACTTTTGGAAAAAACAACTTCCATTATCTCTTAAAGAATACATTAAACGCAACCTTATTAGACAATTCTCCTACAGAGTTTGACGCTGGAGGCCATTCTTTAAAACAAAATACTACCAGCATTGATATTGCAAAGCATTTTTCCTTTCTAGAAGGCACAAACTTAGCTTTTGGACTAGAACATCGCTTAGAAAATTATCAGATTTTTTCTGGTGAAGAGGCTTCTTATACTACGTATGATAATTTTGGGACTCCAGCTACAAATCATACATCCATAGATGATCTTCCTACATTTAATGGTATTATCAGACCAGGAGGTTCCCAAGGATTTCCTGGATACGCCCCTAGTAATGAAGTTGATAGAACTAGGACTAATTTTAGTATCTATTCTGATATTGAATTTGATTTTACAAAAAAATGGATGCTAGGAACTGCACTTAGATATGAGCGTTATAGCGACTTTGGGAGCTCTCTAAACACTAAAATAGCTACCAGAATAAAAACAAACCCAAATTTCAATTTAAGAGGTTCTTTCAGCACAGGGTTCAGAGCTCCTTCACTAGCTCAAATATACTACAATCTAACCTTCACCAATTATATTGAAAATCAACCTATTGAATCTTTATTAATAGCCAATAACAACCCTATTACTAAAAAAACAGGCATTGAAACATTAAGCGAAGAAAAGGCCATCAATGCTAGCTTAGGAGTATCTCAAAACTACAAAAACTTTCATTTCTCGTTAGATTCTTATTTTGTTTCTATTAAAGATAGAATCATACTAAGTGGCAACTTCGATGCTTCTAATCTCGATTTCAAAAATGTCAAAAAGATACAGTTCTTTGCCAATGGAGTAAATACAAATACCTTTGGTATTGATATCAGAGCAAACTGGACTAAACAATTTAATGATTCCAAATTAACAGTCGATTTTTCAGGAAATATTAATCGAATGAATATTCAAAAAGTACATCATAAAAAACTTGACAAAGAAACCTTTTTTGGAATTAGAGAAAAATATTTTCTATTAGCTTCTGCTCCAAAAAGTAAATTCAACCTATCTTTTAACTACCATACCCAAAAACTGAATGTAGGAACTAACATAACCAGGTTTAATAGTATAAAGCTTATTGATTGGCAAATTTTACAACCCTTATCTAACTTTAATAACTCAGCAACTGAAAGAATCAAAAAAGCTACAGACACTTACAATACCAAATACACTCTAGATATTTATGCTAGTTATAAATTCTTAAATTTTTTCACGTATCAATTTGGTATCAACAACCTCTTTAACACCTACCCTACTCTTCAAGGAAACCATACAGATAGCGGTGGTTTATGGGACTCTACTCAAATGGGAACAAACGGCAGTTATTTCTATTCCAAAATACAATTCAACCTATAA